Part of the Acidobacteriota bacterium genome, TCTGCGAGTCGGCACGAATTCGCTACTTCGAGGAGATCGGCATGGGCGAGTTCGCGCCCGCCTTCGCCGGCGATGAGGCGGTCGATGGGGAAGACGAGCGGCCGGGCCCGGCGCTGGCCCAGGCATCGCTCGATTTTCGCGCTCAGGTGCACTACCCGGCCCGTCTCGAGGCCAGCGCGCGAGCCACCCGGATCGGTCGCAGCAGCTTCGCCCTCGACTACGCCATCTTCGAGGAAGGGCGGGACGAGCCGGTGGCCGAGGGCACCTCGGTGGTGGTGTGGATCGACTACGCGGTCGGCAAGTCGCGACCGTTGCCGGAAGAGCTGCGGCGCCGGATTTGCGACCTCGACGGTCTTTAGGGGCCGGCGATCCGGGGGAAGCGATCCGGCCTCACACGAAGGTGCGGAGCGGTTCCTCGAGGGTGTGGGGCAGTAGATTGAGATTGCGCAGCACCAACCCGTAGGGCG contains:
- a CDS encoding thioesterase family protein — encoded protein: MMREQFRVFEPVRVRWADMDSFGHVNNACYFTFCESARIRYFEEIGMGEFAPAFAGDEAVDGEDERPGPALAQASLDFRAQVHYPARLEASARATRIGRSSFALDYAIFEEGRDEPVAEGTSVVVWIDYAVGKSRPLPEELRRRICDLDGL